GTGAACCTGATTTTATAAAGCAGCTCTTTGAAACTGAGAAGATAGATATAGTCCTTCATTTTGCAGCCCAAACACATGTAGGTGAGCATTGCTGCACATTTTGGTATTGTTTTCCATGGCTATACCTGCTTGAAATATATGCCAGTATaccttttgtcttttcccttcaTATAAACCAAGGATCCAATTTGTCTCTACAAATCACATGACTGAGCATCTGGTGGCCTTTATAACTCAGAGGGATTCACAGCCTTGATTTAAAAAGTTCTTCATCTAATAACTGTTGCCTTGTTTTCATTGCACATAAATGGTAATATACCTCTTTGTCtgcattacattttaaaattctatctAGATTCACACGTAGCTGACAATGTACTGACGGAGTCGTAAAGACAGTGGAGAGGGGCTTTGTACATAGTCTGATGTTTTTACTTAATTGGCTCCAATGTCACATGAAAAAACAGCGTGAAAGCTGAAGGATTAGGCATAAATCACACTGAAATCTTGTCTCTGTGCTAAAAAGAGAGAATTAATTATAAAGTACCTATTTCAGATGGCTGCTTTTCAGTATCACTGTTAGTCAGTACAATCTGCACCATATTCCATCTATCATAAGAAGAAATCCTCAAAGAATTCTCCAGGAAAATACTTCTTGAAATTGTCAGATTTGATAGGTACAAAGTCATTAGGTCAGGGGAACAGTTGTAAGAGTCAAAACAGCTACTGCTGAGTTATTAGTCATGGGTCCATGTGACTGCATCTTGCAGGCATATGGACCCATTCAAAGACAATTGTCTTTGAATGACACTTTTCTTACTGTACTTAGCCAATGctattttagattaaaaaaatccataacCAACAAGCTTTTGCTCATGATTCCAGCCTCTTTTTGAGAACAAGGATTTTTGTCTTCAAGTGTAGAAGGTGCCTTAATTTAATAAGGACCTTGCTCTCTGATAGGTCTTTATTGCAGCTGTCAGTGGAACCGATAGCCCTATCTTGCCTAAATTTAATCAGAattgtctgcattttttaatgtagatCTTTCATTTTGGCATGCCCTGGAATTCACCTACGTGAACGTTTATGGCACCAATGTGCTGGTTGCTGCTGCGCATGAAGCCAACGTGGAGAAGTTTGTCTATGTTAGCACAGATGAAGTATATGGAGGTAGCACTGATGAGGTGAGTTTGAAAATGCATGAGGATTTTTCTAGTTTACCTGCTTTTAATAGTGAAAACAAAGTTGAGTCTAACTTTACTTGGCCTCTCTAAATGTTTGACTTTAAGTACTGGTAGCTTCTAGAAAGCTGAATATCaaaattgtacttttttttttttcataacttgTTTTATATTGAATGTTTATTGTCTAAAGCAGTGAGATTTGGGTCATTAATGGTGTCACTACTCCTCAGAGATAGTATAAAGAAGTGTATTATTCAGGTTTTGTCCTGGAGCATTCATGAGACTTCAGTAATATGCACAGCTTAACAGGCGGGGAACTGCTTTACAGTCTAGCTAAAATATTAACGGAACTGTAGGTAGTGACAATTCAAATAGAAAACAATTCCTGTATTACTGTAATAAATATTCAGATGTTTCTTGTTGTTATGAGCAGATCTTTGATTTTTTGAGAATTTATACCTGACCTTAATTCAGGAAATGTGATTTAGCTCAGTAGAAAGGCAAATTATGCATGTTCATCTTTTTAAAGGCATGAATAAAGTCAAGGAGCCTTTTGCCATAGTCCCTGGAGTAGTGTACTTCAGAAGAGTTCTGTGCACTTTCTTAGTATCACAGTGTCTTTATCAGTTCCTTCAACACAACTTCCATCTGTAGGCTTTTATGATACCTAAGGATGATGTTTTCTCGTGTGTAGACCCGTGGCTTGGATGATACCTTCAAGTgaaatttttctgtctctgggCCTTGAAAAGAGAACTTtagtctgttttttcttctctttgtgaATCACACTAGAAGTTCTCATAGAGTTTTTTTTGAGGGGCAGAAGGCCATTTAATTTCAGAGGCAAAGGTTGGACAAGAACAGTGAGTGTTTTAATCACATGAAGGTGATTGTTACCAATTGCACGTTGTGTAGTATCCctctttcttttggtttgtttttttctcccttcaagTGAGAAGTAGATTAAAGTGTCAGGATAGTCTGGAAGATACCTGTTCTGGAACTGGTCAGAATTGTTGAAGCCTTGCTTTGGATATTTTTGGGTTGCAATTCtacattttttacagaaataaagttACACAAAAATTTGAGAGAAAACCCCTTTTATTTAGGGCTGAATTTGCTAGTGGTGGTCCAGTTGCTCTCTAAGGCAATGAACCTGAAAAGTATTAAATCTCTCTGTAGCAAGAGTGATTATTTAATAAGATAAAAATCTGAGGACCTGCTGCTGTGAGGTAACTCTGTTAcaagtataaaaatattactgctgGTAATCTATCTGCCTTCTATTTTTCAGTAAATAGGTTGTCTTTTGTTATGGCCTTCTGTTGTAAGGGGACTTTGTTAGACTGATGTGCTTGGATATTTagggggttttatttcttttgtaactTTAAGGCTTATCTGGGCAAAAGAAATAGAGCaatgcaaatttttcttttcattttaggaATTTGATGAATCCTCACCAAAACGTCCGACAAATCCCTATGCCTCCTCtaaagcagctgcagagtgTTTTGTTCAGTCTTATTGGGAAAGGTACCAAGTAAGTCCAAGGAAGCTTCAAAAACTCTGAAGTCTGTAATTGTTTGTATTATGTCCGTaagaatataaaagaaaaattagtacTAGTCCACACAGTGCCACCTCTTTCCTTATTGTTGGTCTTGTAGTCTGGATGTGTTAGAGAATCTCCACCAATAACTTATGAAGATACACTGCAAAACAGTGGGGACAGGTCAGatgttttttaagttttgttttttaaatctgaacTGTAATATTTAAACATGTACTTTGATAAAATGGTCAAAGAGAACATtaggaatttaaaaaacactGCTATGCTTGCAGGAATACAAAAGTATTACACAGAAGTAGAACATGCATAATTCAAATTGTCTTAAGACTAGGCTTAtagctaaaggaaaaaaaaagaaaaagctctgcTAGTCAAATTTGTTTAAGTaaacacatttaatattttggaTACTTTGGACTTCTGTTCTTGATATATGATGCTTTGGCTATAAAGTGAACAAGAATAGGAGGTTAATGACCTGTGAGACATATTGGAATAAGTAGGAATAAGCCAGTCTTCAGTCAACCAGATACACATATGCCATGTCCTGTGGTGGTTCCAGAGTAAGAGAGATTTCAAACATTTGTCATGCTCCTAACAGGCTGAGAAGGCTGGAGGCCCTTGCCTGTTcaacagaaatgcagagagCTTAATTCAATAACATTTGTAAGGGCTTGCAGATTTTTGAGTAATCACTGTGCATGTGTTGGTTTGTTTATTATCAGCAGGAAGGTACTGATTTTTACTGGTATATGCCGCCTTATGTAatcacatgtatttttaatgctcttCAGTTCCCAGTTGTCATCACACGGAGCAGTAATGTTTATGGACCACATCAGTATCCAGAAAAAGTGAGTAAAACTGTGCTTTACTCTGAGCTCCAGTGTACCAGAATTCAGGGTTGCAGTGATGTTACTTTTTTCTCATGTGCATGGGATGACTTTCCTGCAATTAACGTGTGATTATATATTTTGAGCTTAACACTAATGTGTCTTATCCTGAACACGTATTTTTTGATTGTTGATAAAGCTTCAATTAAAGACTTgtagtttaaattaatttcataacAGCAActttgttttgtaatttttctatttttcaaaggATATTTTGACAGAGTTCCCCTACAAATTACATTAACTCACATCATGTTCTGTAATTGTGAGTGTTCAATAACTAAGggaaacatttcaaaaagtaAACTGAGAATACAGTGTCTGGtatagaaagggaaaaatatagaaaatactTATAGAAAATAAGTAAGATGAAACTGTAACATTCATATAGAAGGTGAGAAGTAGTGTAAAGTGACTTGTCTTTGCATGTGTTCATACAGACCTTGCAGGGTAACTATTTAAAACAGTTATTTGTATGAAGGAGTTGCCTTTTTAAGTCAATACCTGAATCTGCTTGGTTAATGAATGGAAATACACTGTTGAAATGAAAGTAAGCATCACATGTACTCTTTGGAGTTTGGAACTGGTGGAAAATGTAGCTATATTTTACAGTTCTATGGAggtgttttttaatttaaattgctttttacattttgtggttttttttcccaaataaatttattttcacctGCATTATTGCATGTGGATAAGCAATGGCTTTTAGAGTACATTTTTCATTGCCTTGCTACAGGTTGCATGATTGTTAAGGGTGTAGTATTTGCTTGCTTTTGACTTGCATATATTCTTCTTCACATACCAAATTCTAGTTACTGCTAAAAATACAGCACAAGGCTACATGAATCTTTAGTTTTATCTAGTATTCTGCTCCTCTGTTTAGAGTAGGAAGTTAAATTTAAGTAATTTGAGTAGTTTTCTAATGGCTTCAATTTAAGGACTTTAATAGTGGGGGCAACTGTTCTGAATTATCTATGGCATTATGAATGGATCTAAGCTTTTAGATGAACATAATGTAAATCTTTGTGCAGCAAGCACACTGTCACTTGATCTGTGTTTGTCCATGTTATCTTAAAATTTTCTGATTCTCTTCCAAAATTAACTATTTTAACAACTCTTTGGTTCTAGATTTACTGCAGTTTGCTGGATGTTTAAACCTTGTTCTGAACAGTTGGTAATAATTATTTCTAGTTAGACTGATGCACTGCTGTGTGCAAAAGTAATGgaaacttcttttatttttgaaaaactgtTACATTTGTAACAGCCAGAAAGATAAGGTTTACAATACAATAGAGGCACCCGCTCTTACAAACCAAAATCCCTGCAGTTTCTAGGCTTGATATATTCTTtcattatatttaataatacttagaaatatttaaaggatcttattaaaatacttaatgCTACATAACTGTTGAAGTTTCTCATTCTTTGTAGAATAACAGCTTCTGAAATAGtggagtaatttttttgttgttgttcaaTTCCTTAGGTTATTCCAAAGTTTATATCTTTGTTgcaacagaacagaaaatggtAGGtaactcacttttttttttggtagtatTTGTTCTATAAAACTGTAATTGCAGTTATAAATCTGTGCTAGTTTGTAAAATGATAATTATATAACAAAGTTCTGAACCACTTATTTTAATAGCAGGATTTCCTTAAAGTAAAGGATTGTTTGCATGTCAGCTACTAAATAGGTGCCTTCAGGCACCTATTTAACAGCAAAACTGCTCAAAACACAGTCCGGTAAATTGAATGTAACTATTTGAGgactaaaaatacttttttgtctttttcttgtcTTAAGCTGTATTCATGGTTCTGGACTTCAGAGAAGGAATTTCCTTTATGCAACTGATGTGGTAGAAGCATTCCTTACTGTCCTGAAGGAGGGGAAACCAGGTGAAATTTATAACATTGGAACTAACTTTGAGATGTCCATTGCCCAGCTTGCTAAGGAGCTAATCCATTTAGTGAGTAAAGTGTTCTGATGCTTTTCTTTACTGGTCTTCATTGCACATATGAATAATTACACAGACCTTCTGTAGCTCTGAAAGAGCTTAGACTTGTGGTGGGTGTTGGAAGATCCTTGCAGCAGAATGATGTGCTACCCTTTCTGTGGCATCTGGACTGTGTAAGTTTGCAGTATGGGCTATCCTGTGTTGGGCTGCTGTGTCAGTTATCCTGATGGGCATAATGCTTAattaccatttttttccatgctgacTGCTTTAGTTTTTGGTCTGAGAATGTGGCACTATTAAAATCTAACAGTTGAATTATGGATGTTCTGGCATTGCTCTGGATGAAGGAGATAAGTTGGAGATGTTCTACATAATTTTGGTGGTTTGAAGACTCAGTATACAAAAGACCATTTCtgtttgtggtttattttatttggtgttttttttaatttggtagGGGTTTTAAACAAGATTTAAgtttgttaagaaaaaaaaatggtttttaaatacatatttagaTAGCCCAAGATGCATGGGAGtgatacttgtttttttttttttttttttccttgaaagatAAAGAAGACCAGTTCAGAGTCTGAAATGGAGCACTGGATGGATTATGTCAAAGACAGGTGAGGAATGTGGAGGACATGCAGGATGTGCTGCAAATGCAGGATAGTTTTGTTCGGCAGGTTTTCTGAGACGCTTAACCAAA
This sequence is a window from Vidua chalybeata isolate OUT-0048 chromosome 2, bVidCha1 merged haplotype, whole genome shotgun sequence. Protein-coding genes within it:
- the TGDS gene encoding dTDP-D-glucose 4,6-dehydratase isoform X1, with protein sequence MLRTRSRGGKGVKGRRRKARTMSGRAGPAASPLFEKRVLVTGGAGFIASHVVVSLVKNYPNYLIINLDKLDYCASLKNLETVSGKENYKFIQGDICEPDFIKQLFETEKIDIVLHFAAQTHVDLSFWHALEFTYVNVYGTNVLVAAAHEANVEKFVYVSTDEVYGGSTDEEFDESSPKRPTNPYASSKAAAECFVQSYWERYQFPVVITRSSNVYGPHQYPEKVIPKFISLLQQNRKCCIHGSGLQRRNFLYATDVVEAFLTVLKEGKPGEIYNIGTNFEMSIAQLAKELIHLIKKTSSESEMEHWMDYVKDRPTNDLRYPMSSEKMHNLGWRPKVPWKEGITKTIEWYRENFHNWKNSEKALEPFPVTDPFAQLSGP
- the TGDS gene encoding dTDP-D-glucose 4,6-dehydratase isoform X2, with protein sequence MRRRSIGPFHTPCSPRCRWPPRRASHVVVSLVKNYPNYLIINLDKLDYCASLKNLETVSGKENYKFIQGDICEPDFIKQLFETEKIDIVLHFAAQTHVDLSFWHALEFTYVNVYGTNVLVAAAHEANVEKFVYVSTDEVYGGSTDEEFDESSPKRPTNPYASSKAAAECFVQSYWERYQFPVVITRSSNVYGPHQYPEKVIPKFISLLQQNRKCCIHGSGLQRRNFLYATDVVEAFLTVLKEGKPGEIYNIGTNFEMSIAQLAKELIHLIKKTSSESEMEHWMDYVKDRPTNDLRYPMSSEKMHNLGWRPKVPWKEGITKTIEWYRENFHNWKNSEKALEPFPVTDPFAQLSGP